The following coding sequences are from one Neurospora crassa OR74A linkage group I, whole genome shotgun sequence window:
- a CDS encoding transducin family protein — protein sequence MSMITTTAWVPRGFAAPFPTKYTFDEKEFERIAALAKLQLDDAQDDLDEAKEKEANGNVSDKEDDDTAMKVDTRDEIEIDDDLKEYDLEHYDDDDDNVGEAQQMGMFGNVKSLAYYESNQEDPYITLKEEEDDDEDREDLQILATDNLLLAAKIEDELAHLEVYVYEDAADNLYVHHDIMLPAIPLCLEWLDIPVSKPGVDKDSIGNFVAIGTFDPDIEIWDLDTVDCMYPNAILGQGGNPEDEKKKKKKKKSKKANDEYHVDAVLALAANRKHRNLLASASADKTVKLWDLHTTKCAKSYSYHTDKVCSLAWHAVESTVLLSGSYDRTVAIADMRAPNEQPMRVGVESDVENVRWDPHDPNFFYVSTENGIIHYFDARNTTKDPAISKSVWKLQAHDESVSSFDLNPVIPGYMATGSTDKTVKLWNITAEGPSLVVSRDFDVGKVFSTTFGPDPEVAFRLAVAGSKGTVSVWDTSTNAGVRKFFAQKVPTKATDEDVEDKLVAVNDVEDSSSEDGEDDDDDEDESGSDQDSMDEDDE from the exons ATGTCCATGATCACGACCACCGCCTGGGTGCCGCGAGGCTTTGCGGCGCCTTTCCCTACCAAGTACACCTTCGACGAGAAGGAGTTCGAGCGCATTGCTGCTTTGGCCAAGCTCCAGCTCGATGATGCCCAGGACGACTTGGAtgaggccaaggagaaggaggccaaTGGCAACGTTTCCGacaaggaggacgacgacacgGCCATGAAGGTTGATACGCGCGATGA GATTGAGATTGATGACGACCTCAAGGAGTACGACCTGGAACactacgacgacgatgatgacaaCGTGGGTGAGGCGCAACAAATGGGCATGTTCGGCAACGTGAAGTCGCTCGCCTATTACGAGTCAAACCAGGAGGATCCGTATATCAcgctgaaggaggaggaagacgacgatgaggaccGCGAAGATCTCCAAATTCTGGCCACCGACAACCTTTTGCTGGCCGCCAAGATCGAAGACGAACTTGCACATCTCGAGGTCTATGTTTACGAAGATGCCGCCGACAACCTTTACGTCCACCACGACATTATGCTTCCCGCGATACCACTATGCCTCGAATGGCTCGATATCCCCGTCAGCAAGCCGGGCGTCGACAAGGACTCTATTGGTAACTTTGTCGCCATCGGCACGTTCGACCCTGATATTGAGATTTGGGACCTCGACACGGTGGATTGCATGTACCCCAACGCTATTCTGGGACAGGGCGGCAATCCCGAGgacgagaaaaagaagaagaagaagaagaagtccaagaaggCCAACGACGAGTACCACGTCGATGCTGTCTTGGCCCTCGCCGCCAACAGGAAGCACCGCAACTTGCTAGCGTCCGCCTCTGCCGACAAGACGGTCAAGCTGTGGGATCTTCACACCACCAAGTGCGCCAAGTCGTATAGCTACCATACCGACAAGGTGTGCTCGCTAGCCTGGCACGCGGTTGAGTCGACAGTGCTGTTGTCCGGTTCTTACGATCGCACCGTTGCCATCGCCGATATGCGCGCGCCCAATGAGCAGCCCATGCGTGTGGGCGTGGAGAGCGATGTCGAGAACGTCAGATGGGATCCTCACGACCCCAACTTCTTCTACGTCTCGACCGAGAACGGCATCATCCATTACTTTGATGCCCGGAACACTACCAAGGATCCTGCGATCAGTAAGTCCGTCTGGAAGCTCCAGGCGCACGACGAGTCGGTGTCTTCTTTCGATCTCAACCCCGTCATTCCCGGATACATGGCCACGGGATCTACTGACAAGACCGTCAAATTGTGGAACATCACTGCCGAGGGTCCCTCACTCGTGGTGTCCCGCGACTTTGACGTCGGCAAGGTCTTCTCGACAACATTTGGTCCTGATCCAGAGGTTGCCTTCAGACTTGCGGTTGCGGGCAGCAAGGGAACCGTTTCCGTTTgggatacctctaccaacGCTGGCGTCCGCAAGTTCTTCGCTCAAAAGGTGCCTACCAAGGCCACTGATGAGGATGTTGAGGATAAGCTTGTCGCGGTCAATGACGTTGAGGACAGCAGCAGTGAGGacggcgaggatgatgatgatgacgaggacgagtcCGGATCTGACCAGGACTCaatggatgaagatgatgagtaA